A region from the Variovorax sp. RKNM96 genome encodes:
- a CDS encoding branched-chain amino acid ABC transporter permease translates to MGFFLETLFGGLMVGMLYSLIAIGFVLIYKASGVFNFAQGAMVLFAALAMARFSEWFPLWFGFQNQILANILAFIAAMAVMVVVAWLIERLALSKLVNQEGITLLMATLGIAYFLDGLGQTIFGNDIYKIDVGMPKEPLMVLQGTFEGGLLLSQEDLIAALVAAALVVVLAIFFQKTATGRALRAVADDHQAAQSIGIPLKRIWVIVWSVAGFSALVAGIIWGSKLGVQFSLSLVALKALPVVILGGLTSIPGAIIGGLLIGVGEKLSEIYLGPMLGGGIEIWFAYVLALVFLLVRPQGLFGEKIIDRV, encoded by the coding sequence ATGGGATTTTTCCTCGAAACCCTGTTCGGCGGCCTCATGGTCGGCATGCTCTATTCGCTGATCGCCATCGGCTTCGTGCTGATCTACAAGGCCTCGGGCGTCTTCAACTTCGCGCAGGGCGCGATGGTGCTGTTCGCGGCGCTCGCCATGGCGCGGTTCTCCGAATGGTTCCCGCTGTGGTTCGGCTTCCAGAACCAGATCCTCGCGAACATCCTGGCCTTCATCGCCGCGATGGCGGTGATGGTGGTGGTGGCCTGGCTCATCGAACGACTCGCATTGAGCAAGCTGGTGAACCAGGAAGGCATCACGCTCCTGATGGCCACGCTGGGCATCGCCTACTTCCTGGACGGCCTGGGCCAGACCATCTTCGGCAACGACATCTACAAGATCGACGTCGGCATGCCCAAGGAACCGCTGATGGTGCTGCAAGGCACCTTCGAAGGCGGTCTGCTGCTGAGCCAGGAGGACCTGATCGCCGCGCTGGTGGCCGCAGCCCTCGTGGTGGTGCTGGCCATCTTCTTCCAGAAGACCGCGACCGGCCGAGCGCTGCGCGCGGTGGCCGATGACCACCAGGCGGCGCAGTCCATCGGCATTCCGCTCAAGCGCATCTGGGTGATCGTGTGGTCGGTGGCCGGCTTCTCGGCGCTGGTGGCCGGGATCATCTGGGGTTCCAAGCTCGGTGTGCAGTTCTCGCTGTCGCTGGTGGCACTGAAGGCGCTGCCGGTGGTGATCCTCGGCGGGCTCACCTCGATTCCGGGCGCGATCATCGGCGGCCTCTTGATCGGTGTGGGCGAGAAGCTGTCTGAAATCTATCTCGGCCCCATGCTCGGTGGCGGCATCGAGATCTGGTTCGCCTATGTGTTGGCGTTGGTCTTCCTGCTGGTTCGGCCCCAAGGCCTGTTCGGCGAAAAAATCATCGATCGGGTCTGA
- a CDS encoding branched-chain amino acid ABC transporter permease, whose translation MFYRENGQFKSSYRADQQILPIAQDRIAMLVLLLVAFIVVPLGVSDYWMRAILTPFLILSLAALGLNILVGYCGQISLGTGAFMAVGAYAAYNFQVRIDGMPLIASLLLGGLCATVIGVLFGIPSLRIKGLYLAVATLAAQFFTDWAFLRIQWFTNNSSSGSVSVAGLNVFGVPIESPVQKYLFCLLFVVVFALLAKNLVRSAIGREWMAMRDMDVAAAVIGIRPVYAKLTAFAVSSFIVGVAGALWGFIHLGAWEPAAFSIDRSFQLLFMVIIGGLGSIMGSFFGAAFIVLLPLFLNQLPAWLGFSISTALASHLETMIFGALIVFFLIVEPHGLARLWSTAKEKLRLWPFPH comes from the coding sequence ATGTTCTACAGAGAGAACGGTCAATTCAAGTCGAGCTATCGCGCGGATCAACAGATCCTCCCGATCGCGCAGGACCGCATCGCGATGCTGGTACTGCTGCTCGTCGCGTTCATCGTCGTGCCGCTGGGCGTGTCCGACTACTGGATGCGCGCCATCCTCACGCCCTTCCTGATCCTGTCGCTCGCGGCCTTGGGCCTCAACATCCTGGTCGGCTACTGCGGCCAGATTTCGCTGGGCACCGGCGCCTTCATGGCAGTGGGCGCGTACGCGGCCTACAACTTCCAGGTGCGAATCGACGGCATGCCGCTCATCGCCTCGCTGCTGCTGGGCGGCCTGTGCGCGACGGTGATCGGCGTGCTCTTCGGCATTCCGAGCCTGCGCATCAAGGGTCTGTACCTCGCAGTGGCCACGCTGGCCGCACAGTTCTTCACCGACTGGGCGTTCCTGCGCATCCAGTGGTTCACCAACAACTCGTCCTCGGGTTCGGTGAGCGTGGCGGGGCTCAACGTGTTCGGCGTGCCGATCGAGTCGCCGGTGCAGAAGTACCTGTTCTGCCTCCTCTTCGTGGTGGTGTTCGCGCTGCTTGCCAAGAACCTGGTGCGCAGCGCCATCGGCCGCGAGTGGATGGCGATGCGCGACATGGACGTGGCCGCCGCGGTGATCGGCATCCGCCCGGTGTACGCCAAGCTCACGGCCTTTGCAGTGAGCAGCTTCATCGTCGGCGTGGCCGGCGCGCTGTGGGGCTTCATCCACCTGGGTGCGTGGGAGCCGGCGGCGTTCAGCATCGACCGCTCGTTCCAGCTGCTGTTCATGGTGATCATCGGCGGGCTCGGATCGATCATGGGCAGCTTCTTCGGCGCCGCCTTCATCGTGCTGCTGCCGCTCTTTCTGAACCAGCTGCCCGCGTGGCTGGGCTTCTCGATTTCCACCGCGCTCGCCTCGCACCTGGAGACCATGATCTTCGGCGCGCTGATCGTGTTCTTCCTGATCGTCGAGCCGCATGGCCTCGCGCGGCTGTGGTCCACGGCCAAGGAGAAGTTGCGGCTCTGGCCCTTCCCGCACTGA
- a CDS encoding ABC transporter substrate-binding protein translates to MKLKSLALTAALVASTLGALLAPSIATAQAKEQFFPLLVYRTGPYAPNGTPWANGKQDYLKLVNAQGGINGVKITFEECETGYATDKGVECYERLKGRPGVALFDPQATGITFALTDKVPTDKIPLVTLGYGLAASQDGGVFKWNFPLMGSYWTAADILIQHLGKKEGGLDKLKGKKIALVYHDSPFGKEPIPLLQERAKMHGFDLSLIPVTAPGVEQKSAWLQVRQQRPDFVLLWGWGVMNSTALKEAVATGFPREKMYGVWWAGAEPDVKDVGANAKGYNALALNGSGPDNKVIQDILKQVHDKGQGTGPKDEVGSVLYTRGAIISMLGVEAVRRAQERFGKGKVMTGEQVRWGLENLALDQKKLDALGFAGVMRPVSTSCQDHIGSTWARMETWDGAKWNIAPEWYQADEQIIKPMVKGAADKYAGEKKLTRREAADCQS, encoded by the coding sequence ATGAAACTGAAATCGCTCGCTCTGACCGCCGCCCTGGTGGCCAGCACCCTCGGCGCCCTGCTCGCGCCATCGATCGCCACCGCGCAGGCCAAGGAGCAGTTCTTCCCGCTGCTGGTCTATCGCACCGGCCCCTACGCACCCAACGGCACGCCGTGGGCCAACGGCAAGCAGGACTACCTGAAGCTGGTCAACGCGCAAGGCGGCATCAACGGCGTGAAGATCACTTTCGAAGAATGCGAAACCGGCTACGCGACCGACAAGGGCGTGGAATGCTATGAGCGCCTGAAGGGCCGCCCGGGCGTCGCACTGTTCGACCCGCAGGCCACCGGCATCACCTTCGCGCTCACCGACAAGGTGCCGACCGACAAGATCCCGCTCGTCACGCTTGGCTACGGTCTCGCGGCCTCGCAGGACGGCGGCGTGTTCAAGTGGAACTTCCCGCTCATGGGCAGCTACTGGACTGCGGCCGACATCCTGATCCAGCACCTGGGCAAGAAAGAAGGCGGCCTCGACAAGCTCAAGGGCAAGAAGATCGCGCTCGTGTATCACGACTCGCCGTTCGGCAAGGAGCCGATCCCGCTGCTGCAGGAACGCGCCAAGATGCACGGCTTCGACCTGTCGCTGATTCCGGTGACCGCGCCCGGCGTGGAACAGAAATCGGCCTGGCTGCAGGTGCGCCAGCAGCGGCCCGACTTCGTGCTGCTGTGGGGCTGGGGCGTGATGAACTCCACCGCGCTGAAAGAGGCGGTGGCCACCGGCTTCCCGCGCGAGAAGATGTACGGCGTGTGGTGGGCCGGCGCCGAGCCGGACGTGAAGGACGTAGGCGCCAACGCCAAGGGCTACAACGCGCTCGCGCTGAACGGCTCGGGTCCCGACAACAAGGTGATCCAGGACATCCTGAAGCAGGTGCACGACAAGGGTCAGGGCACCGGTCCGAAGGATGAAGTGGGCTCGGTGCTCTACACGCGCGGCGCCATCATCTCGATGCTCGGCGTCGAGGCCGTGCGGCGCGCACAGGAGCGCTTCGGCAAGGGCAAGGTCATGACCGGCGAGCAGGTGCGCTGGGGCCTCGAGAACCTCGCACTCGACCAGAAGAAGCTCGACGCGCTCGGCTTCGCCGGCGTGATGCGCCCGGTGAGCACCTCGTGCCAGGACCACATCGGCTCGACCTGGGCCCGCATGGAAACCTGGGACGGCGCCAAGTGGAACATCGCACCCGAGTGGTACCAGGCCGATGAACAGATCATCAAGCCGATGGTGAAGGGCGCCGCCGACAAGTACGCCGGCGAGAAGAAGCTGACGCGCCGCGAAGCAGCCGACTGCCAGTCTTGA
- a CDS encoding ABC transporter ATP-binding protein yields MSEPNILLNVNGIEVIYNHVILVLKGVSLTVPEGGIVALLGGNGAGKTTTLRAVSNLLAGERGAVTKGTIELRGDRIEALSPAELVKRGLIQVMEGRHCFAHLTIEENLMTGAYTRTDGKAAVQQTLDKVYAYFPRLKTRRTSQAAYTSGGEQQMCAIGRALMANPTMVLLDEPSMGLAPQIVEEVFEIVKDLNTKEHVTFLLAEQNTNMALRYADYGYILENGRIVMDGEAKGLRENEDVKEFYLGVGGADRKSFRDVKSYKRRKRWLA; encoded by the coding sequence ATGAGCGAACCCAACATCCTTCTCAACGTCAACGGCATCGAGGTCATCTACAACCACGTGATCCTCGTGCTCAAGGGCGTGTCGCTCACCGTGCCCGAAGGCGGCATCGTGGCGCTGCTCGGCGGCAATGGCGCGGGCAAGACGACCACGCTGCGCGCAGTGAGCAACCTGCTCGCGGGCGAGCGCGGCGCGGTGACCAAGGGCACCATCGAGCTGCGCGGCGACCGCATCGAGGCGCTGTCGCCGGCCGAGCTGGTCAAGCGCGGCCTCATCCAGGTGATGGAAGGCCGCCACTGCTTCGCCCACCTCACGATCGAGGAGAACCTGATGACCGGCGCCTACACGCGCACCGACGGCAAGGCCGCGGTGCAGCAGACGCTGGACAAGGTGTATGCGTATTTCCCGCGCCTGAAGACACGGCGCACCTCGCAGGCGGCCTACACATCCGGCGGTGAGCAACAGATGTGCGCCATCGGCCGCGCGCTGATGGCCAACCCGACGATGGTGCTGCTGGATGAACCGTCGATGGGCCTTGCGCCGCAGATCGTCGAGGAGGTGTTCGAGATCGTGAAAGACCTCAACACCAAGGAACACGTGACCTTCCTCCTGGCCGAGCAGAACACCAACATGGCGCTGCGCTACGCCGACTACGGCTACATCCTGGAGAACGGCCGCATCGTGATGGACGGCGAAGCGAAGGGCTTGCGCGAGAACGAGGACGTGAAGGAGTTCTACCTCGGCGTCGGCGGCGCGGACCGAAAAAGCTTTCGCGATGTAAAGAGCTACAAGCGGCGCAAACGCTGGTTGGCCTGA
- a CDS encoding AMP-binding protein produces MTDHYDKLEIRDPVERERDLLAALPKQIAQAQTATSAFKKILDGVKPADVTTREALAKLPVTRKSELLELQKARRADDPFGGFASIVRGPRMPRVFASPGTIYEPEGEARDYWRTARALHAAGFRSGELIHNSFSYHMTPAGSIMESGARAMGCTVFAGGTGQTEQQLEAIVDLKPEGYAGTPSFLKILLEKAEEKGQKLPSLTKALVSGEAFPPSLHDWIAAHGVKGTQCYATADLGLIAYETSAREGLVIDEGVLVEIVRPGTGDPVPDGEVGEIVVTSFNPDYPLVRFGTGDLSAVLAGTCPTGRTNKRIKGWLGRADQTTKVRGMFVHPSQVAEIARRFPEIVRARLVVSGEMGDDQMTFRLECAGAPAGLDARIADAVREVTKLRGTIELVAPGTLPNDGKVIEDARSYK; encoded by the coding sequence ATGACCGACCACTACGACAAGCTCGAAATCCGCGACCCCGTCGAACGCGAGCGCGACCTCCTGGCCGCACTGCCGAAACAGATCGCGCAGGCGCAGACGGCGACCTCTGCGTTCAAGAAGATCCTCGACGGCGTGAAGCCCGCGGACGTGACGACGCGCGAAGCGCTCGCCAAACTACCGGTCACGCGCAAATCGGAATTGCTCGAGCTGCAGAAGGCGCGCCGTGCCGACGACCCGTTCGGCGGCTTCGCATCGATCGTTCGTGGCCCGCGCATGCCGCGCGTGTTCGCGAGCCCCGGCACCATCTACGAACCCGAAGGCGAGGCGCGCGACTACTGGCGCACCGCACGGGCGTTGCATGCGGCGGGTTTTCGCAGCGGCGAGCTGATCCACAACAGCTTCAGCTACCACATGACCCCGGCCGGCTCGATCATGGAAAGCGGCGCGCGCGCCATGGGGTGCACAGTGTTCGCGGGCGGTACGGGGCAGACCGAGCAACAGCTCGAAGCCATCGTGGACCTCAAGCCCGAGGGCTACGCGGGCACGCCGAGCTTCCTGAAGATCCTGCTGGAGAAGGCCGAGGAAAAGGGGCAGAAGCTGCCTTCGCTCACCAAGGCCCTGGTGTCCGGCGAAGCCTTTCCGCCGAGCCTGCACGACTGGATCGCCGCGCATGGCGTCAAGGGCACGCAGTGCTATGCCACCGCCGACCTCGGCCTCATCGCCTACGAGACCAGCGCGCGCGAAGGCCTGGTGATCGACGAGGGCGTGCTGGTCGAGATCGTGCGCCCCGGCACCGGCGACCCCGTGCCCGATGGCGAGGTGGGCGAGATCGTCGTCACCAGCTTCAACCCCGACTACCCGCTGGTGCGCTTCGGCACCGGCGACCTCTCGGCCGTGCTCGCGGGCACCTGCCCCACGGGCCGCACCAACAAGCGCATCAAGGGCTGGCTCGGCCGGGCCGACCAGACCACCAAGGTGCGCGGCATGTTCGTGCACCCGTCGCAGGTGGCGGAGATCGCGCGGCGCTTCCCGGAGATCGTGCGCGCGCGGCTTGTGGTGTCGGGCGAGATGGGCGACGACCAGATGACCTTCAGGCTCGAATGCGCGGGCGCGCCGGCCGGGCTCGATGCACGCATTGCCGATGCGGTGCGCGAGGTGACCAAGCTGCGCGGCACCATCGAGCTGGTGGCGCCGGGCACGCTGCCCAACGACGGCAAGGTGATCGAGGACGCGCGCAGCTACAAGTAG
- a CDS encoding citrate synthase/methylcitrate synthase, which produces MNNDDGLEGVVAAHTVLSEVDGGAGRLVIRGHQLDEIAQRWRYEDVVALLFQGFFDTVPHAEALRSALGRARREAFERLQPNDDAVLRKMPPIEAVRALLARLPDGDGLATALRLVAAPAVYTAAVMRWRLGVQALAPDESLPYAVDMLRMLHGRTPTAAQAAALDTYLVTVCDHGLNASTFAARVVASTGAGLASAVLAGISALKGPLHGGAPGPVLDALDAIGTAANARRWLEGAVASGQRLMGFGHRIYRVRDPRADALKGALRRLSGEGSVNAARFELAEAAEQAALAILREKKPDRALETNVEFYTALLLEALGFGRESFTCVFAAGRVSGWVAHAREQVKKGRLIRPQSVYVGPAPEEAEAALAH; this is translated from the coding sequence ATGAACAACGACGATGGGCTCGAAGGTGTGGTGGCCGCGCACACGGTGCTGTCCGAGGTGGACGGCGGCGCCGGCCGGCTGGTGATCCGCGGCCACCAGCTTGATGAGATCGCGCAGCGCTGGCGCTATGAGGATGTGGTGGCACTGCTGTTCCAGGGCTTCTTCGACACCGTGCCTCATGCAGAGGCTTTGCGCAGTGCGCTCGGCCGCGCGCGCCGCGAAGCTTTCGAGCGCCTGCAGCCCAACGACGATGCGGTGCTGCGCAAGATGCCGCCCATCGAAGCGGTGCGCGCGCTGCTCGCGCGGCTGCCCGACGGCGACGGCCTCGCCACGGCGCTACGACTGGTCGCGGCGCCCGCGGTCTACACGGCGGCCGTGATGCGCTGGCGGCTGGGCGTGCAGGCCCTCGCGCCCGACGAATCGCTGCCGTACGCCGTCGACATGCTGCGCATGCTCCACGGCCGCACGCCCACGGCAGCGCAGGCCGCGGCGCTCGACACCTACCTCGTCACCGTGTGCGACCACGGCCTCAACGCCTCGACCTTCGCGGCGCGCGTGGTGGCATCGACGGGCGCGGGCCTGGCATCGGCCGTGCTCGCCGGCATCAGCGCGCTCAAGGGCCCGCTGCACGGCGGCGCGCCCGGCCCGGTGCTCGATGCGCTCGATGCCATCGGCACGGCCGCCAACGCGCGCCGGTGGCTCGAAGGCGCGGTGGCCAGCGGACAGCGCCTGATGGGCTTCGGCCATCGCATCTACCGCGTGCGCGATCCGCGCGCCGATGCGCTCAAGGGCGCGCTGCGCCGGTTGAGCGGCGAGGGCAGCGTCAACGCCGCGCGCTTCGAACTGGCCGAAGCGGCGGAGCAGGCCGCGCTCGCGATCCTGCGCGAGAAGAAGCCCGACCGCGCGCTGGAAACCAACGTCGAGTTCTACACCGCGCTGCTGCTCGAAGCGCTGGGCTTCGGCCGCGAGAGCTTCACCTGCGTGTTCGCGGCCGGCCGCGTGAGCGGATGGGTGGCGCATGCGCGCGAGCAGGTGAAGAAGGGGCGGCTCATTCGTCCGCAGTCCGTGTACGTCGGGCCCGCGCCCGAAGAGGCCGAGGCTGCGCTCGCGCACTGA
- a CDS encoding citrate synthase, protein MTKAPLWLPATEALELMQVRPQTLYASVSRGRIRAKPDSADPRRSLYHRDDVQRIAARTRGRRSSETVASEAIQWGEPVLPSAVSTVAEGRLWYRGQDACELAEHATLEDVAGLLWESAPPRFVAAGSGPVHAKAATPLQAGLLALAARAATDPPSRGRSRSVLQAEAADVIGTLADALLGPSTAQATHLHTRLAAAWRRPRAADVLRRALVLMADHELNASTFAARVTASTGASLAACLLTGLSTLTGPLHGGAAAAVQALMRSVTALGSEAAVREWLAHDRPLAAFGHPLYPAGDARCTALLQVIELPAAFASLRATGEKLLGEAANIDFALAAMATVHKLPADAPLMLFALARTVGWTAHVLEQQAKGQLIRPRARYTGPDIAR, encoded by the coding sequence ATGACCAAGGCCCCCCTCTGGCTCCCCGCCACCGAAGCGCTAGAACTGATGCAGGTGCGCCCGCAAACGCTCTACGCGAGCGTGAGCCGCGGTCGCATCCGCGCCAAGCCCGACTCGGCGGACCCGCGCCGCAGCCTCTATCACCGCGACGACGTGCAGCGCATCGCGGCGCGCACGCGCGGTCGGCGCAGCAGCGAGACGGTGGCGAGCGAGGCCATCCAGTGGGGCGAGCCGGTGCTTCCCTCCGCGGTGTCGACAGTGGCCGAGGGGCGGCTCTGGTATCGCGGGCAAGACGCTTGCGAGCTCGCCGAACACGCAACGCTCGAAGATGTCGCGGGGCTGTTGTGGGAGAGCGCGCCACCGCGCTTCGTGGCCGCGGGTTCCGGGCCTGTGCATGCCAAGGCCGCAACGCCATTGCAGGCAGGCTTGCTCGCACTCGCTGCACGCGCCGCCACCGATCCGCCTTCGCGCGGCCGCTCGCGCAGCGTGCTGCAAGCCGAAGCAGCCGACGTGATCGGCACGCTCGCCGATGCGCTGCTCGGCCCATCGACCGCGCAAGCGACGCACCTGCACACACGGCTTGCCGCCGCATGGCGCCGTCCGCGCGCGGCCGACGTGCTGCGCCGCGCGCTCGTGCTGATGGCCGACCACGAACTCAACGCATCGACCTTCGCGGCGCGCGTGACCGCCTCCACGGGCGCATCGCTTGCGGCCTGCCTGCTCACCGGCCTCTCCACGCTGACCGGGCCTTTGCACGGCGGTGCGGCGGCGGCCGTGCAGGCCTTGATGCGCAGCGTCACCGCGCTCGGCAGCGAAGCCGCGGTGCGCGAATGGCTGGCGCACGACCGGCCGCTCGCGGCCTTCGGGCATCCGCTCTATCCGGCGGGCGATGCGCGCTGCACCGCGTTGCTCCAGGTCATCGAACTGCCGGCGGCCTTCGCCTCGCTGCGCGCCACCGGCGAGAAGCTGTTGGGCGAGGCGGCGAACATCGACTTCGCACTGGCGGCCATGGCGACAGTGCACAAGCTGCCGGCAGATGCGCCGCTGATGCTGTTCGCGCTGGCACGCACCGTCGGCTGGACTGCGCATGTGCTCGAGCAGCAGGCGAAGGGGCAGTTGATCAGGCCGCGCGCCCGCTACACGGGGCCCGACATCGCGCGCTGA
- a CDS encoding type 1 glutamine amidotransferase domain-containing protein: protein MPTITTSSLDGMKVAILVADGFEQVEMTEPRQALDHAGAHTQIVSPMDGSVRGWRHHDPADAFEVDVPLKGAKAEDFDALLLPGGVVNPDTLRIDAKAVAFVRAFVEAGKPIAAICHGPWTLIDAGGVKGRKMTSWPSLRADLRNAGAKWSDAEVVVDRELVTSRRPDDLPAFNREMTKMFELAYEAALH from the coding sequence ATGCCCACCATCACCACCTCGTCCCTCGACGGAATGAAGGTCGCCATCCTCGTTGCGGACGGCTTCGAGCAGGTCGAGATGACCGAGCCGCGCCAGGCGCTCGACCATGCCGGGGCGCACACGCAGATCGTCTCTCCCATGGACGGCAGCGTGCGCGGCTGGCGTCACCACGACCCGGCCGATGCCTTCGAGGTCGACGTGCCGCTCAAGGGAGCGAAGGCCGAAGATTTCGACGCGCTGCTGCTGCCGGGCGGCGTCGTCAACCCCGACACCTTGCGCATCGACGCAAAGGCCGTGGCCTTCGTGCGCGCCTTCGTGGAGGCGGGCAAGCCCATCGCCGCGATCTGCCACGGCCCGTGGACGCTGATCGATGCCGGTGGCGTCAAGGGCAGGAAGATGACCTCGTGGCCGTCGCTGCGCGCGGACCTGCGCAATGCGGGTGCGAAGTGGAGCGATGCCGAAGTGGTGGTCGACCGCGAGCTCGTCACGAGCCGCAGGCCCGACGACCTGCCGGCCTTCAATCGGGAGATGACGAAGATGTTCGAGTTGGCGTACGAGGCCGCCCTGCACTGA
- a CDS encoding M48 family metalloprotease, whose translation MDPLVYPRERWLGNITLGLGVLVWGLLVLGTLGLALVYVLLGFIAYVFAQSAVIAWIKGTAVKLSPTQLPELHARFKACCGYLGIENPPEAYLLHGDGIFNAFATRFFGRDFVVLLSDVVDAMETQPDGINFYIGHELGHIKQRHLTGHIWRMPVLWLPLLGAAYSRAQEYTCDLHGAACCEEPDSAPRALVALAAGAQQWRNVDLQRYADQSAGNSGFWASFHELIGGYPWLTKRVARTIDPQAKLPGRNPLAYVLAIFVPNTGRAGGGVLALMVVVAIIGILAAVALPAYQDYQTRAVVSQAWFQAAPVRETLGTYYKEKQEIPDSLEAAGAPETLPDGSALKLDPDTMVLEVKTSKGTLQMEPSAVDDGVEWHCTAGDGLPAKALPVACRK comes from the coding sequence ATGGATCCACTGGTCTACCCGCGCGAGCGCTGGCTCGGCAACATCACGCTCGGCCTGGGCGTGCTCGTCTGGGGGCTGCTGGTGCTCGGCACCCTGGGCCTCGCGCTCGTCTACGTGCTGCTGGGCTTCATTGCCTATGTGTTCGCACAGTCGGCCGTCATCGCCTGGATCAAGGGCACGGCCGTGAAGCTCTCGCCCACGCAGTTGCCCGAACTGCACGCGCGCTTCAAGGCCTGCTGCGGGTACCTCGGTATCGAGAACCCGCCCGAGGCCTACCTGCTGCACGGCGACGGCATCTTCAACGCCTTTGCCACCCGCTTCTTCGGGCGCGACTTCGTCGTGCTGCTGTCCGACGTGGTCGATGCGATGGAAACCCAGCCCGACGGCATCAACTTCTACATCGGCCACGAGCTCGGCCACATCAAGCAGCGCCACCTTACGGGCCACATCTGGCGCATGCCGGTGCTCTGGCTGCCGCTCCTGGGCGCGGCCTATTCGCGTGCGCAGGAATACACCTGCGACCTGCACGGCGCCGCCTGCTGCGAGGAGCCCGACTCGGCACCCCGTGCGCTCGTGGCGCTGGCCGCCGGTGCGCAGCAGTGGCGCAACGTCGACCTGCAGCGCTACGCCGACCAGTCGGCGGGCAACAGCGGCTTCTGGGCTTCATTCCACGAGCTGATCGGTGGCTACCCCTGGCTCACCAAGCGCGTGGCGCGCACCATCGATCCGCAGGCGAAGCTGCCGGGCCGCAATCCGCTGGCCTACGTGCTTGCGATCTTCGTGCCCAACACCGGTCGCGCGGGTGGCGGCGTCCTGGCGTTGATGGTCGTGGTCGCGATCATCGGCATCCTGGCGGCGGTGGCCCTTCCGGCCTACCAGGACTATCAAACGCGCGCCGTCGTCTCGCAGGCATGGTTCCAGGCTGCGCCGGTGCGCGAGACCCTCGGCACCTACTACAAGGAAAAGCAGGAGATTCCCGACTCCCTCGAGGCGGCCGGTGCGCCGGAAACCCTGCCCGACGGTTCGGCCCTGAAGCTCGACCCCGACACGATGGTGCTCGAGGTGAAGACCTCCAAGGGCACGCTGCAGATGGAGCCCTCGGCCGTCGACGACGGCGTCGAATGGCACTGCACGGCCGGCGATGGCCTGCCTGCCAAGGCGCTGCCGGTTGCCTGCCGGAAGTAA
- a CDS encoding tripartite tricarboxylate transporter substrate-binding protein yields the protein MKKLLALAAIAAAAVGAHAQDFPAGKTVTLVVPFAAGGPTDRVARDLAEAMQKTLGTTIVVDNTAGAGSSIGTAKVARANPDGYTLLLNHIGMSTMPALYRKLPFNVETDFEYLGMVNEVPMTLIGKPSLPANNYKELTTWIAANKGKINLGNAGLGAASHLCGLLFQSAIKVEMTPVPYKGTAPAIADLLGGQIDLLCDQTTNTTSQIEAKKVKAYAVTTAKRLTTPALKDLPTLAESGLKDFEVSIWHGMYAPKGTPAPVLKKLNEAIKAAMKDPGFIKREEALGAVITTDKRTEPAEHKKFVSAEIAKWGPIIKAAGVYAD from the coding sequence ATGAAGAAATTGCTTGCCCTTGCGGCGATCGCCGCTGCCGCCGTCGGCGCCCACGCCCAGGATTTCCCCGCGGGCAAGACCGTCACGCTGGTGGTGCCTTTCGCGGCCGGCGGCCCGACCGACCGCGTCGCGCGCGACCTGGCCGAAGCCATGCAGAAGACGCTGGGCACCACCATCGTGGTGGACAACACCGCCGGCGCCGGCAGCTCCATCGGCACCGCCAAGGTGGCGCGCGCCAACCCCGACGGCTACACGCTGCTCCTGAACCACATCGGCATGTCCACGATGCCGGCGCTCTATCGCAAGCTGCCGTTCAACGTCGAGACCGACTTCGAATACCTGGGCATGGTCAACGAAGTGCCGATGACGCTGATCGGCAAGCCCTCGCTGCCGGCCAACAACTACAAGGAACTGACCACCTGGATCGCAGCCAACAAGGGCAAGATCAACCTGGGCAACGCTGGCCTGGGCGCCGCCTCGCACCTGTGCGGCCTGCTCTTCCAGAGCGCGATCAAGGTCGAGATGACGCCGGTTCCCTACAAGGGCACCGCACCGGCCATCGCCGACCTGCTGGGCGGCCAGATCGACCTCCTGTGCGACCAGACCACCAACACCACCTCGCAGATCGAGGCCAAGAAAGTCAAGGCTTATGCCGTGACCACCGCCAAGCGCCTGACCACGCCGGCACTGAAGGACCTGCCCACGCTGGCCGAATCGGGCCTGAAGGACTTCGAAGTGTCGATCTGGCACGGCATGTACGCCCCCAAGGGCACGCCGGCACCGGTGCTCAAGAAGCTCAACGAAGCCATCAAGGCCGCCATGAAGGACCCGGGCTTCATCAAGCGTGAAGAAGCGCTGGGCGCGGTGATCACCACCGACAAGCGCACCGAGCCGGCCGAGCACAAGAAGTTCGTCTCGGCGGAAATCGCCAAGTGGGGTCCGATCATCAAGGCCGCCGGCGTCTACGCCGACTGA